One Ciconia boyciana chromosome 9, ASM3463844v1, whole genome shotgun sequence genomic window carries:
- the ADGRG1 gene encoding adhesion G-protein coupled receptor G1 isoform X2: MKVLLLLLLSPLQGVGASGCQEEDFRFCGDRNQTQNSSIIYEHGPATISIENTDQALIIKRPFLPNRRNSYYKYSLPPALGRYRFCVYWFKANGTLRLAYGKQIFLLGGDPFSSITQGKESQKTKRTSTSIFNVSYISKGGKNTSLDSASEYFFPASPESMPIWERDVEEQLTALDSLIAQPLALAAGVTEQQMLRRKLGELEKMLAKVELEGQNQTFGKATVHATVLRVQPTQSPRHLAFASQREEGGEVHGFAVDLPSSLFVTAKEREEVVEHRVLLMDINSQTMFQDENSSHVLGDKVIGISLVDTVVANLSDPLVLTFFHDQLPRNVTTLCVFWQEDTTASSGSWDSYGCTTVTRGSQTDCRCNHLTYFAVLMVSSPEIAHMHRDYLNIITYIGCLSSALASICTIFFLYFSSSEAVCRAGGLFLHFSLLSCLTWMGIEGYNLYRLVIEVFNAYHDHFLLKLCLVGWGLPFFCVTLIFLASWTNYGPFSIPIYESVGGKSTNATLCWITSTLIHNIVNLGLFSLVFLFNSVMLGAMVREILRQNKKGHKLKHVLALFGLSILLGIPWALVFFSFSSGVFRLISLYIFTIINSLQGFLIFLWYWTMVLQARKAHDSQSSSDSVKLQPNSSQSHLS; this comes from the exons ATGAAGGTCCTCCTTCtgctccttctctcccccctccaag GGGTGGGAGCCAGCGGCTGCCAGGAAGAGGACTTCCGCTTCTGTGGTGACCGAAACCAGACCCAAAACAGCTCCATCATCTACGAGCACGGCCCTGCCACCATCTCCATCGAGAACACTGACCAGGCACTGATAATAAAAAGGCCCTTTTTGCCAAACAGGAGAAACTCTTACTACAAGTATAGTTTGCCCCCTGCTTTGGGCAGGTACCGCTTCTGTGTCTACTGGTTCAAGGCCAACGGGACCCTGAGGCTTGCGTATGGGAAGCAGATCTTCCTCCTGGGTGGGGACCCATTCAGCAGCATCACCCAGGGGAAGGAGAGTCAGAAGACTAAAAGAACCAGCACCTCCATCTTCAATGTGTCCTACATCTCAAAGGGTGGGAAGAACACCTCCCTTGACAGTGCATCTGAATACTTCTTCCCCG CCTCTCCAGAGAGCATGCCCATCTGGGAGAGAGACGTGGAGGAGCAGCTCACTGCTTTGGACAGCCTCATTGCCCAGCCCCTGGCGCTGGCTGCAGGAGTCACGGAGCAGCAGATGCTTCGGCG CAAACTCGGGGAGCTGGAGAAGATGCTGGCCAAGGTGGAGCTTGAAGGGCAGAACCAGACCTTTGGGAAGGCCACCGTGCATGCAACTGTCCTGAGGGTCCAGCCCACTCAGTCTCCTCGGCACCTGGCCTTTGCTTCCCAAAGAGAG GAGGGTGGAGAGGTCCATGGGTTTGCAGTGGACCTGCCGAGCAGCCTGTTCGTGACAGcgaaggagagggaggaggtggtggagcACAGGGTGCTCCTCATGGACATCAACAGCCAGACCATGTTCCAG GATGAAAACAGCAGTCACGTCCTGGGTGACAAGGTGATTGGCATCTCCCTGGTGGACACAGTGGTGGCCAACCTCTCTGATCCATTGGTCCTCACTTTCTTCCATGACCAGCTGCCG AGGAACGTGACCACATTGTGCGTCTTCTGGCAGGAGGACACCACCG ccagctctgggagctgggACAGCTATGGTTGTACAACAGTGACAAGGGGCAGCCAGACGGACTGCAGATGCAACCACCTCACCTACTTTGCTGTGCTGATG GTATCCTCCCCAGAGATCGCCCACATGCACAGGGATTACCTGAATATCATAACCTACATTGGCTGCCTGAGCTCAGCTTTGGCATCCATTTGCACCATCTTCTTCCTCTACTTCAG CAGCAGCGAGGCAGTCTGCAGAGCCGGGGGGCTCTTCCTGCACTTCTCCCTCCTGAGCTGCCTCACCTGGATGGGCATTGAGGGCTACAACCTCTACCGGCTTGTGATCGAAGTCTTCAATGCCTACCATGACCACTTCCTCCTCAAGCTCTGCCTGGTGGGCTGGG GACTCCCCTTCTTCTGCGTGACGCTGATCTTCCTGGCTAGCTGGACGAACTACGGCCCCTTCTCCATTCCCATCTATGAATCTGTTGGTGGCAAATCCACCAACGCAACCCT aTGCTGGATCACGAGCACCCTGATCCATAACATTGTGAACCTGGGTTTATTCAGCCTGGTGTTCCTCTTTAACTCGGTCATGCTGGGGGCCATGGTCCGGGAGATCCTCCGGCAGAACAAGAAAGGCCACAAGCTCAAGCATGTCCTAGCCCTCTTTGGGCTGAGCATCCTGCTGGGCATCCCCTGGGCGCTGgtcttcttctccttctcctccggTGTCTTCCGCCTCATTTCCCTCTATATCTTCACCATCATCAACTCCCTCCAAG gtttcctcatcttcctctggTACTGGACCATGGTGCTGCAGGCGAGAAAGGCCCATGACTCGCAGAGCAGCTCCGACAGCGTCAAACTGCAGCccaacagcagccagagccaCCTCAGCTGA
- the ADGRG1 gene encoding adhesion G-protein coupled receptor G1 isoform X1, whose translation MKVLLLLLLSPLQGVGASGCQEEDFRFCGDRNQTQNSSIIYEHGPATISIENTDQALIIKRPFLPNRRNSYYKYSLPPALGRYRFCVYWFKANGTLRLAYGKQIFLLGGDPFSSITQGKESQKTKRTSTSIFNVSYISKGGKNTSLDSASEYFFPASPESMPIWERDVEEQLTALDSLIAQPLALAAGVTEQQMLRRKLGELEKMLAKVELEGQNQTFGKATVHATVLRVQPTQSPRHLAFASQREEGGEVHGFAVDLPSSLFVTAKEREEVVEHRVLLMDINSQTMFQDENSSHVLGDKVIGISLVDTVVANLSDPLVLTFFHDQLPRNVTTLCVFWQEDTTASSGSWDSYGCTTVTRGSQTDCRCNHLTYFAVLMVSSPEIAHMHRDYLNIITYIGCLSSALASICTIFFLYFRSKQRDQVMSMHIHMNLLGAIFLLDVTFLISEHLASSSSEAVCRAGGLFLHFSLLSCLTWMGIEGYNLYRLVIEVFNAYHDHFLLKLCLVGWGLPFFCVTLIFLASWTNYGPFSIPIYESVGGKSTNATLCWITSTLIHNIVNLGLFSLVFLFNSVMLGAMVREILRQNKKGHKLKHVLALFGLSILLGIPWALVFFSFSSGVFRLISLYIFTIINSLQGFLIFLWYWTMVLQARKAHDSQSSSDSVKLQPNSSQSHLS comes from the exons ATGAAGGTCCTCCTTCtgctccttctctcccccctccaag GGGTGGGAGCCAGCGGCTGCCAGGAAGAGGACTTCCGCTTCTGTGGTGACCGAAACCAGACCCAAAACAGCTCCATCATCTACGAGCACGGCCCTGCCACCATCTCCATCGAGAACACTGACCAGGCACTGATAATAAAAAGGCCCTTTTTGCCAAACAGGAGAAACTCTTACTACAAGTATAGTTTGCCCCCTGCTTTGGGCAGGTACCGCTTCTGTGTCTACTGGTTCAAGGCCAACGGGACCCTGAGGCTTGCGTATGGGAAGCAGATCTTCCTCCTGGGTGGGGACCCATTCAGCAGCATCACCCAGGGGAAGGAGAGTCAGAAGACTAAAAGAACCAGCACCTCCATCTTCAATGTGTCCTACATCTCAAAGGGTGGGAAGAACACCTCCCTTGACAGTGCATCTGAATACTTCTTCCCCG CCTCTCCAGAGAGCATGCCCATCTGGGAGAGAGACGTGGAGGAGCAGCTCACTGCTTTGGACAGCCTCATTGCCCAGCCCCTGGCGCTGGCTGCAGGAGTCACGGAGCAGCAGATGCTTCGGCG CAAACTCGGGGAGCTGGAGAAGATGCTGGCCAAGGTGGAGCTTGAAGGGCAGAACCAGACCTTTGGGAAGGCCACCGTGCATGCAACTGTCCTGAGGGTCCAGCCCACTCAGTCTCCTCGGCACCTGGCCTTTGCTTCCCAAAGAGAG GAGGGTGGAGAGGTCCATGGGTTTGCAGTGGACCTGCCGAGCAGCCTGTTCGTGACAGcgaaggagagggaggaggtggtggagcACAGGGTGCTCCTCATGGACATCAACAGCCAGACCATGTTCCAG GATGAAAACAGCAGTCACGTCCTGGGTGACAAGGTGATTGGCATCTCCCTGGTGGACACAGTGGTGGCCAACCTCTCTGATCCATTGGTCCTCACTTTCTTCCATGACCAGCTGCCG AGGAACGTGACCACATTGTGCGTCTTCTGGCAGGAGGACACCACCG ccagctctgggagctgggACAGCTATGGTTGTACAACAGTGACAAGGGGCAGCCAGACGGACTGCAGATGCAACCACCTCACCTACTTTGCTGTGCTGATG GTATCCTCCCCAGAGATCGCCCACATGCACAGGGATTACCTGAATATCATAACCTACATTGGCTGCCTGAGCTCAGCTTTGGCATCCATTTGCACCATCTTCTTCCTCTACTTCAG AAGCAAGCAGCGAGACCAGGTCATGAGCATGCATATCCACATGAACCTGCTGGGTGCCATCTTCCTCCTGGATGTCACCTTCCTCATCTCCGAGCACTTGGCTTCCAGCAGCAGCGAGGCAGTCTGCAGAGCCGGGGGGCTCTTCCTGCACTTCTCCCTCCTGAGCTGCCTCACCTGGATGGGCATTGAGGGCTACAACCTCTACCGGCTTGTGATCGAAGTCTTCAATGCCTACCATGACCACTTCCTCCTCAAGCTCTGCCTGGTGGGCTGGG GACTCCCCTTCTTCTGCGTGACGCTGATCTTCCTGGCTAGCTGGACGAACTACGGCCCCTTCTCCATTCCCATCTATGAATCTGTTGGTGGCAAATCCACCAACGCAACCCT aTGCTGGATCACGAGCACCCTGATCCATAACATTGTGAACCTGGGTTTATTCAGCCTGGTGTTCCTCTTTAACTCGGTCATGCTGGGGGCCATGGTCCGGGAGATCCTCCGGCAGAACAAGAAAGGCCACAAGCTCAAGCATGTCCTAGCCCTCTTTGGGCTGAGCATCCTGCTGGGCATCCCCTGGGCGCTGgtcttcttctccttctcctccggTGTCTTCCGCCTCATTTCCCTCTATATCTTCACCATCATCAACTCCCTCCAAG gtttcctcatcttcctctggTACTGGACCATGGTGCTGCAGGCGAGAAAGGCCCATGACTCGCAGAGCAGCTCCGACAGCGTCAAACTGCAGCccaacagcagccagagccaCCTCAGCTGA